The proteins below are encoded in one region of Pseudomonas entomophila L48:
- a CDS encoding inactive transglutaminase family protein — protein sequence MRSLTLHLKVLITVLVLLGVAITAYQIFALGIPVTEDETDDLWNIDAKVEFVASAKDPVKVQMFVPPLNRDYVSLNESFISNNYGVSVNRVDGNRKVTWSARRASGNQTLYYRLVLTKRYSNEKTKIKGPTFRDSLALEGPEKIAAEALMAPIRQHSADVETFVGETIKRVNNLNDDNVKLLLAGDTSSMKKAQVIDLLLSIAHVPLEKVHTIRLVADTPQTPELWLRSFNGNDWLYFNPDTGEQGLPADRLLWWTGDENLITVDGGKKANVTFSMNNSEMNAIRLAKLTDENTDADFLEYSLYGLPLQTQQTFMIMVMIPIGVLVILVLRNLIGIQTLGTFTPVLIALAFRETQLGFGIVLFTVITALGLSLRSYLEHLKLQMLPRLSVVLTFVVVLIAAISLFSHKLGLERGLSVALFPMVILTMTIERLSITWEERGGGHAMKVAIGTLFAASVAHLLMTVPELTYFVFTFPAVLLILVGFMLAMGRYRGYRLTELVRFKAFLKKADA from the coding sequence ATGCGCTCTCTTACCCTCCACCTGAAAGTCTTGATCACCGTCCTGGTGTTGCTGGGCGTGGCGATCACGGCCTATCAGATCTTCGCCCTCGGTATCCCGGTGACCGAAGATGAAACCGACGACCTGTGGAACATCGACGCCAAGGTCGAGTTCGTCGCCAGCGCCAAGGACCCGGTCAAGGTGCAGATGTTCGTGCCGCCGCTGAACCGCGACTATGTGAGCCTCAACGAGAGCTTCATCTCCAACAACTATGGGGTGAGCGTCAACCGCGTCGACGGCAACCGCAAGGTCACCTGGTCGGCCCGCCGCGCCAGCGGCAACCAGACCCTCTACTACCGCCTGGTGCTGACCAAGCGCTACAGCAACGAAAAGACCAAGATCAAGGGCCCGACCTTCCGCGACAGCCTGGCCCTCGAGGGCCCGGAGAAGATCGCCGCCGAAGCGCTGATGGCACCGATCCGTCAACACTCGGCCGACGTCGAGACTTTCGTCGGCGAGACCATCAAGCGCGTCAACAATCTCAACGACGACAACGTCAAGCTGCTGCTGGCCGGCGACACCTCGTCGATGAAGAAGGCCCAGGTCATCGACCTGCTGCTGTCCATCGCCCACGTGCCACTTGAAAAAGTCCACACCATCCGCCTGGTTGCCGACACCCCGCAAACCCCTGAACTGTGGCTGCGCAGCTTCAACGGCAACGACTGGCTGTACTTCAACCCGGACACCGGCGAGCAAGGCCTGCCTGCCGACCGCCTGCTGTGGTGGACCGGCGACGAGAACCTGATCACCGTCGATGGCGGCAAGAAAGCCAACGTCACCTTCAGCATGAACAACAGCGAGATGAACGCCATCCGCCTGGCCAAGCTGACCGACGAGAACACCGACGCCGACTTCCTCGAGTACTCGCTGTACGGCCTGCCGCTGCAGACCCAGCAGACCTTCATGATCATGGTGATGATCCCGATCGGCGTGCTGGTGATCCTGGTGCTGCGCAACCTAATCGGCATCCAGACCCTGGGCACCTTCACCCCGGTGCTGATCGCCCTGGCCTTCCGCGAGACACAGCTGGGCTTCGGCATCGTGCTGTTCACCGTGATCACCGCGCTTGGCCTGTCGCTGCGCTCGTACCTCGAGCACCTGAAGCTGCAGATGCTGCCGCGCCTGTCGGTGGTGCTGACCTTCGTCGTGGTGCTGATCGCCGCCATCAGCCTGTTCAGCCACAAGCTGGGCCTTGAACGCGGCCTGTCGGTGGCGCTGTTCCCGATGGTGATCCTGACCATGACCATCGAACGCCTGTCGATCACCTGGGAAGAGCGCGGTGGCGGCCACGCCATGAAAGTGGCCATCGGCACCCTGTTCGCCGCCTCTGTCGCGCACCTGCTGATGACCGTGCCGGAGCTGACCTACTTCGTCTTCACCTTCCCGGCGGTGCTGCTGATCCTGGTGGGCTTCATGCTGGCGATGGGTCGCTACCGCGGCTACCGCCTGACCGAGCTCGTGCGCTTCAAGGCCTTCCTGAAGAAGGCTGACGCCTGA